One genomic region from Mauremys reevesii isolate NIE-2019 linkage group 7, ASM1616193v1, whole genome shotgun sequence encodes:
- the GDF10 gene encoding growth/differentiation factor 10 isoform X2: MNSYLLHGTTAHCTRANYTELLDQKPQYCFNLTSMQDSELILSATFHFYSDKRPRHREVFCKRSKNSSCRLLHLPQIPRLSLFFRSILQNSAYGLVKGNVTVFLHRRGAWQMKDISHIIKESKRDGELILCVELDSGEKYQGFPEQQTNHLPYILVYANDLAISEPNSVAMTLQRYDPFPSSDGDPSLSLNASTDTRVRRDIFLSSSIQNNELPEVEYNNNKYNKHDIWESAYKSLKPKTSRKDRRRKGQENTEVLSKSQMLNFDEKTMKKARRKQWNEPRICSRRYMKVDFADIGWNEWIISPKSFDAYYCAGACEFPMPKIVRPSNHATIQSIVKAVGIIPGIPEPCCVPDKMNSLSVLFLDENKNVVLKVYPNMSVETCACR; the protein is encoded by the exons CACTGTACAAGAGCTAATTACACAG AGCTATTGGACCAGAAGCCCCAGTACTGCTTCAATCTGACGTCCATGCAGGACTCAGAGTTGATCCTCAGCGCCACATTCCACTTTTACTCGGACAAGCGTCCCCGGCACCGGGAAGTGTTCTGCAAACGCTCCAAGAACTCATCCTGCCGCCTCCTCCATTTGCCTCAGATCCCACGGCTCAGCCTCTTTTTCCGAAGCATTCTCCAGAACTCTGCCTATGGGCTGGTGAAAGGCAATGTCACGGTGTTCCTCCACAGGCGGGGGGCTTGGCAGATGAAGGACATCTCCCACATCATAAAGGAATCTAAACGGGATGGTGAGCTCATCCTCTGTGTGGAGCTTGACTCTGGAGAGAAATACCAGGGCTTCCCCGAACAGCAAACCAATCACTTACCGTACATACTGGTTTATGCTAATGACCTGGCCATATCAGAGCCCAACAGTGTGGCCATGACTCTACAGCGATATGACCCATTCCCTTCCAGCGATGGGGATCCCAGCCTATCCCTCAATGCTTCCACAGACACTCGGGTCAGGAGGGACATATTTCTTTCCAGCTCTATCCAGAACAACGAGCTGCCGGAGGTGGAATATAACAACAACAAATACAACAAACATGACATATGGGAAAGTGCCTACAAGTCCCTAAAACCCAAAACCTCACGCAAGGACCGGAGGAGGAAAGGGCAAGAAAACACAGAGGTGCTCTCAAAATCTCAGATGCTAAATTTTGATGAGAAAACCATGAAGAAAGCCAGACGAAAACAATGGAACGAGCCCAGGATTTGCTCTAGAAGATACATGAAAGTGGACTTTGCCGACATTGGCTGGAATGAATGGATCATATCTCCCAAGTCATTCGATGCATATTACTGTGCTGGGGCTTGCGAGTTTCCAATGCCCAAG ATTGTCCGGCCATCGAATCATGCCACAATCCAGAGCATTGTAAAAGCCGTGGGAATCATTCCAGGCATTCCCGAACCCTGCTGCGTTCCTGACAAGATGAACTCCCTCAGCGTCCTGTTCTTAGACGAGAACAAAAATGTGGTTTTAAAGGTGTACCCCAATATGTCTGTGGAGACCTGTGCCTGCCGATAA